Genomic segment of Drosophila simulans strain w501 chromosome 2R, Prin_Dsim_3.1, whole genome shotgun sequence:
GAACCCTCatgcaagtgcaacttgcgttaactggcgcccgaacagggaccGGCAATGTCCGGCCGATAAAAGTGATACgaaaaaattgtggaaatttgtGCGTAAAAATAGTGGTGGTGTGCATAAGTCAGATTAAGATCTGAAAtccataaaagaaaaagaagtgtTGCGTGAGCTGtgtataaaatgataaaatagcAATTACCCGCTGCCGGGGGGAACTACGCCCATCCCGGGGCGCaacaaatattgcataattcaataaaaggtgtaaaatttctaaaataaaaatgtaaacctaTGTTGCGCCAAGacctaatttaaattaataaaacaacgaCCCGCTACCGGAGGACGCCACGTCGCCCATGCCGAGCGCAAAAGTTGTACGATACctataacataattaaaacacgATCAACCCACTGCGGCGGTACGGCTTGtgggaaaatttttttttttctctccttGCCAATTCGCGAGTGCAAAAGATTGTGtataataaaccaataattAACCATTGCAGCAGTTTACCTGCGGCAGTACGAGTAATATGAGCGCCCAGAGTGATAAGGTGGTGTGTGGCAGCTTGTTGGATACGTTAAGTGGTGTGGaatgcacccaaaaaaaaccgCCCAACAAGTTGTGTGGCGGCCGTACCTTAGTAGGCAACCAGCCAAAAGGGATACTACGGAACCACCGTGCCCAGtgccgaaataaattagaGGTCATCAATAAAAAACTGTAACAGCACGCACGCaaggaaaaaatattgcaaaatggAATAGCgcacaaaaattgtataaacacATGCACAACACCACAATTCAAAGGAAAACAAGTATAGTACAATTTCCCCAATTTcccgaaacgaaaaaaataaaaatataagtacacaaaatgtaccgTACCCCCACACACTACGTAGTCTTAGAACAACTTAGACGACCAGATATTTACGAATTGTCTTTTTGTAAGCGCGATTTCTGCATGCGGCGCAAATCCCGCTCACTGGACTGGCTGGGGTCGGCTTGGAAATGGGTAGCTGGATCTCCAGATGCTGCTGATTGGAACGCCGTCTTGGCCGCGCAAGCGACGGCTTCGAGGAACTGCAAAAACTGGAGGAGGCTAGCTGTATCCCTCGGCTACTGAAGGGCGGCCAGGCCAAATGCTCATATCAAAGAAGTAACCAACGAGTGGTTAAGCAAGTCGACGATGGAATGCTCCTCCTGACCAACTTCAACGGAACTCTAAGAACGGCTGCAAAGAACTACGACCTGATCGGCTCCTTTATCATCCAATTCGACAATGAGACGATAATGGTCAACGGTCAAAACTATTCCAGTTACTCGGTCAGTCATCTAATGGCGATGCCGGCCGTGTTGAGCCACATAACGGCCagcaactttcaactttctCTGGAATACGTCCACGACGTGAGCATGaagaatttggaaaatatgtcCAACATGGCGAGTGAGCTACTAGCCTCTCTTCTCACCGAGGCGGCACTCGCAATCTGCATATTCCTAGGCTTTTATTTCCTATGGAAGAAGCTGATGTCCACCAAAGGCATGCCCGATGTCCGCGAGATTGCCGCAAACTTAGAAGCATTGGGCCAAACCGAGCTGAACAAGGCTCACTAATCTGCGGGACGCAGATCTtgaggggggaggagttacgAACCCTCTTCTTGCGCCCTTCGTCAGGTCTCACCAGCGCTCGGCTCTCGTGTTTTCGGGccccgtcagcaggcgactcGGGGCCTGTCTAGTAACATGTTCGTGTGAGTTACGAACCCTCTTCTTGCGCCCTTCGTCAGGTCTCACCAGCGCTCGGCTCTCGTGTTTTCGGGccccgtcagcaggcgactcGGGGCCTGTCTAGTAACATGTTCGTGTAAGTTACGAACCCTCTTCTTGCGCTCTTCGTCAGGACTCACCAGCGCTCGGCTCTCGTGTTTTCGGGccccgtcagcaggcgactcggggcctgtctagtaacatgtttgtgtatgtgtgcattcGGAACAAGTGCCGTTGGTCGCACTCAGGGTGGGGTAGAGGGGTCAACGGGGGAAGCGTATATAAAAGCAGCGGGACGGGAGAAGAGGAGCCAGTCTCGAACGGACACATAACGGAACCGCTAGCAGATCGCGaactgaatcttaaaataaagctaatcGTAAACTCGAACCCTCTTAACTATCTTGACTATTATTTGGAGAACCACAGCATGTTGGTTTTCATATCAAGGTGAGGTATGCGGCAGCGAGTGCCGAGAACCCTCatgcaagtgcaacttgcgTTAACTTCTATATCCAGGTTTGGAATTAAGGCACACATTGGCCTCATATGGTCGCTTGACATCACGTTACAATAGCGTCCCTGAGTCACAGTGTGGTCTGGCAGATCTTCCACCATAATCTGCGCCAGTATTGGGTCTTGCCTTTGCATTGCATACACCCAATCTTCGTCGGTAGGCACAATCACTAATACATTGTCTGCTACTGTGTGCGAAGTTTCTCCGTGTGGCAGCACTGGTTGTCTGCTCATGCCATCCACGTGTGGCATGTCCGCTCCTGGTCGATGCATGTGAAATTAAACTCTTGTAGTTTGAGCCACCATCTTGCTATTGGTGGTTGTAGCTCTGTTGATTCCTTCAGCGTCGCCACCGCGTTGCAATCTGTCACCACCAGAAATGGAGATCCTAGTAAATATATCCGGAATCTAACCAGTGTCTCCGTAATTGCCAATATTTCTAGAGCATAGCTTGAGTATCTGCTCTCTGCGTCGCTGCATAGCCGGCTGTAATAAAATACAGGCTTCGTTCCGTCTTCTTCTCTTTGAAACATAATTCCTGCTATTCCCAGCTTACTAGCATCCGTGTGTATTTCATGATATTTTGTGGGGTCGTATAAAGTCAACACCGGATTCAATGTTAAAGCACCCTTTAGTCGTTGAAATGCCTGTTCCTGATCTTCTCCCCATATAAAGTCCACAtccttttttaataatttgctCAATGGATACGCAATCATACTGTACTCCTTGACAAATTTTCTGAAGAATCCTGTAACTCCCAGGAATCTGCGTACTTCTGTTTCGTTACATGGCCTTTGATATTCATTGATGCAGTCAGTCTTTTCATTGCCTGGCTGAATCCCGTTGCCCGTGATCACATGACCCAAAAAGGTCACCTTCGTTTTCATAAAAGCGCATTTGGATGGGCGCAGCGTTAAGCCCGCCAACTTAACAGCATCCAGGAATTCCTTTAATATAATGAGTCCTTCTTCGACCGTCTTGGATGCAATTATGACTTCGTCCACATAATTG
This window contains:
- the LOC120284372 gene encoding uncharacterized protein LOC120284372, with the protein product MLLLTNFNGTLRTAAKNYDLIGSFIIQFDNETIMVNGQNYSSYSVSHLMAMPAVLSHITASNFQLSLEYVHDVSMKNLENMSNMASELLASLLTEAALAICIFLGFYFLWKKLMSTKGMPDVREIAANLEALGQTELNKAH